The window ATTGTTCCAACCTTAAACAAGCAGCATTCACATGCGATCAACTATTATAACCCGTACATTTTTATTTATGCTCTGTGGGACCATTGGCCTGGTATCCTGCAAGTCGAAAGAAGAAAAGAAGATTGCCCCGCCTTCAGGAGCTGGAGGCCCAGGTAAAGGCAATAATATGCCCATCAGGGTTGAAGGTTTCCTGGTACAACCCCGCACCGTTAGTGAAAAATTAGAGGTCCCAGGAAGCATCATCGCATTTGAAGCTACTGAACTCAGGCCGGAAGTGTCCGGCAGGGTAACGCAGATCAATATCAGGGAAGGCCAGTCTGTTGCAAAAGGTGCCCTTTTGGTAAAACTGTATGATGGTGACCTCCAGGCCCAATTACAAAAGCTGAAAGTGCAATTGGAGATCTATGAAAAGACTGCCCAGCGTCAGGCTGAACTCCTTAAGATCGATGGTATCAGTAAACAGGAGTATGACCTGAGCGTATTGCAGGTCAATAATATCAAGGCCGATATGGAATTGATCAAGACTTCCATCGCAAAAACAGAGATCAGGGCACCCTTCAACGGTCGCCTTGGCCTTCGCAATATCAGCATGGGAGCCTATGTTACCCCTGCTACGCTCATCACCAATATCCGCCAGGAAGACCAGTTGAAACTGGAATTCACTGTGCCGGAAAAGTACAGCAGCAAGATGGCTGCGGGAAAGAATGTTTCCTTTACCCTTGAAGGATTGAAGAACAGGATGTCCGCTAAAGTGATCGCTACGGAAGAAGCGGTAACGGAAGAAACCAGGAGCCTTAAGGTAAGGGCCGTGGTGCAAGGAAGGTCCCCCCAACTCATTCCGGGGGCATTTGCTAAAGTGGAAGTTGATTTCGGCCAGGACAATAATGCCCTGCTGATCCCGACCCAGGCAGTGATTCCACAGGCCAGGTTCAAG is drawn from Flavihumibacter rivuli and contains these coding sequences:
- a CDS encoding efflux RND transporter periplasmic adaptor subunit, whose product is MRSTIITRTFLFMLCGTIGLVSCKSKEEKKIAPPSGAGGPGKGNNMPIRVEGFLVQPRTVSEKLEVPGSIIAFEATELRPEVSGRVTQINIREGQSVAKGALLVKLYDGDLQAQLQKLKVQLEIYEKTAQRQAELLKIDGISKQEYDLSVLQVNNIKADMELIKTSIAKTEIRAPFNGRLGLRNISMGAYVTPATLITNIRQEDQLKLEFTVPEKYSSKMAAGKNVSFTLEGLKNRMSAKVIATEEAVTEETRSLKVRAVVQGRSPQLIPGAFAKVEVDFGQDNNALLIPTQAVIPQARFKKVIVYRGGIAQFETVTTGIRDSTFVQITSGLNAGDTIVTTGLLSIKPESKLQITKLN